The proteins below are encoded in one region of Segatella copri:
- a CDS encoding inorganic phosphate transporter, whose translation MGTIYLCIVIFLLCLAVFDLFVGVSNDAVNFLQSAIGAKVAKFRTVLIIASCGVVLGAIMSSGMMDIARHGIMSPDHFTFEEVMTLFLAVMVTDVIILDVFNTLGMPTSTTVSLVFELLGGAFILATLKMYGDDSLNYGVLLNSNKALEVIMGIFSSVIIAFVFGAFVMWLSRIIFTFNYRKHSRYSIAIFGGIAFTALSYFIFMKGLGKSPYLPAEVRDYIDQNLGFLICITFVVSAVVMEFLHLCRVNIFKFTVLMGTFALAMAFAGNDLVNFIGVPLAGLSSYQDYMANANGAAPDQFMMTSLMESAKTTPGFLLAAGAVMIIAMATSKKAQNVIKTSVDLSRQDEGDEMFGSSSAARVIVRNCQATDSWLKQFMPKALMNWINSRFDKNDVELEESAAFDVVRAAVNLVLASMLITIGTNLKLPLSTTYVTFMVAMGSSLADRAWSRESAVFRVTGVLSVIGGWFITAGVAFAACAIVCIIMHFGGVGIQACFMGLVIYLLIRSNIKYNKKAKEEGKSSTFQLMMRSRDPEIVWDLLRRQVSRTQSYVCHFALNEFNQIMDGLANENTRNLRHANKDLKKEQDMLKKFRRQEMLGLKKSPIEIAIERNTWFHLGANSNQQFIYSLRRMLDPIKEHVDNNFNPLPAEYIKEFAPVRQKINDLMRMSCELIETGRYDSYREILAEADACKDELSVLRKKHIDRIQHMTDNTLMQISLVYLNVLQESQEFLSVMRHQLRAAKKFMEK comes from the coding sequence ATGGGTACAATTTATTTATGTATTGTGATCTTCCTGCTCTGTTTAGCAGTGTTCGATCTCTTCGTAGGAGTCAGCAACGATGCTGTCAACTTCCTGCAATCTGCCATCGGAGCTAAGGTGGCTAAGTTTCGCACGGTGCTGATTATCGCATCCTGCGGTGTAGTTCTCGGAGCCATCATGTCATCGGGAATGATGGATATCGCCCGCCATGGTATCATGAGTCCTGACCACTTTACATTCGAAGAGGTAATGACGCTCTTCCTGGCGGTCATGGTGACTGATGTCATCATCCTGGATGTGTTCAACACCTTAGGTATGCCGACCTCTACTACCGTCTCTCTGGTATTCGAGTTGCTGGGTGGTGCTTTCATCCTCGCTACATTGAAGATGTATGGCGATGACAGCCTCAACTATGGCGTATTGCTCAATAGCAACAAGGCGTTGGAGGTAATTATGGGTATCTTCTCATCTGTCATCATCGCCTTCGTGTTTGGTGCCTTTGTGATGTGGCTTTCCCGTATCATTTTCACCTTCAACTACCGCAAGCACAGCCGCTACAGCATCGCTATCTTCGGCGGTATCGCCTTTACAGCCCTCTCTTACTTCATCTTCATGAAGGGTTTGGGCAAGAGTCCTTACCTGCCTGCTGAGGTGCGCGATTACATCGACCAGAATCTCGGTTTCCTCATCTGCATCACCTTCGTGGTATCTGCTGTTGTAATGGAATTCCTGCACCTCTGCCGTGTCAACATCTTTAAGTTTACGGTACTGATGGGTACTTTCGCCCTGGCTATGGCTTTCGCTGGTAATGACCTGGTAAACTTCATCGGTGTACCTCTGGCTGGTCTCTCTTCTTATCAGGACTATATGGCAAATGCCAACGGTGCAGCGCCAGACCAGTTTATGATGACTTCATTGATGGAGAGTGCCAAGACTACTCCAGGCTTCCTGCTTGCTGCCGGTGCCGTGATGATTATCGCCATGGCGACATCCAAGAAAGCACAGAACGTAATCAAGACTTCTGTTGACTTGAGCCGTCAGGACGAGGGCGATGAGATGTTCGGCAGTTCTTCTGCAGCCCGCGTGATTGTACGCAACTGCCAGGCTACAGATTCTTGGTTGAAGCAGTTTATGCCAAAGGCGCTGATGAACTGGATCAACAGCCGTTTCGACAAGAATGATGTTGAACTCGAGGAGAGTGCTGCTTTCGACGTGGTTCGTGCAGCCGTAAACCTGGTACTTGCTTCTATGCTGATCACCATCGGTACCAACCTGAAGTTGCCTCTCTCTACCACCTACGTTACCTTCATGGTAGCTATGGGTTCTTCACTTGCTGATAGAGCATGGAGCCGTGAAAGTGCCGTATTCCGTGTAACAGGTGTATTGAGTGTAATCGGTGGTTGGTTCATCACAGCCGGTGTAGCTTTCGCAGCCTGCGCCATTGTTTGTATCATCATGCACTTCGGTGGTGTGGGCATCCAGGCTTGCTTCATGGGCTTGGTTATCTACCTGCTCATCCGCAGCAACATCAAGTATAACAAGAAGGCTAAGGAAGAGGGCAAGAGTAGTACCTTCCAGCTGATGATGCGTTCCCGCGACCCAGAGATTGTATGGGATTTGCTTCGCCGTCAGGTTTCACGCACCCAGTCTTACGTCTGCCACTTCGCCCTGAACGAGTTCAACCAGATTATGGATGGTCTTGCTAACGAGAATACCCGCAACCTTCGTCATGCCAACAAGGATCTGAAGAAGGAACAGGATATGCTAAAGAAGTTCCGCCGTCAGGAGATGCTCGGTTTGAAGAAATCGCCTATCGAGATTGCCATCGAGCGCAACACCTGGTTCCATCTGGGTGCCAACAGCAACCAGCAGTTTATCTACTCTCTGCGCCGTATGCTCGACCCAATCAAGGAACATGTTGACAACAACTTCAATCCGCTTCCTGCTGAATACATCAAGGAGTTTGCTCCTGTACGCCAGAAGATCAACGACCTGATGCGCATGAGCTGCGAACTGATTGAAACTGGCAGATATGACAGCTATCGCGAGATACTTGCCGAGGCAGATGCCTGCAAAGACGAGCTTTCAGTTCTCCGCAAGAAGCATATCGACCGCATCCAGCACATGACAGACAATACGCTGATGCAGATTTCTCTGGTTTATCTCAACGTACTGCAGGAGAGTCAGGAATTCCTGAGTGTGATGAGGCATCAGTTAAGAGCTGCAAAGAAGTTTATGGAAAAGTAA